The following proteins are encoded in a genomic region of Methanoculleus bourgensis MS2:
- a CDS encoding aminotransferase class I/II-fold pyridoxal phosphate-dependent enzyme, with protein sequence MRDFVSARARAIPPSGIRRFFDIAQTMEDVISLGVGEPDFVTPWCVCEASIYSIEQGSTAYTSNKGTPQLRGAISRYLDTRFGIRYNVDEEIIVTCGVSEAADIAIRAVVDPGDEVLVAEPCYVSYTPCVSLAGGIPVTVHCRAEDEFRLTADALAESITPRTKVLITNFPNNPTGGVMQEADWRGIADLLVDHDLLLISDEVYAELTYDGNHFAPAAIPELRERTITLNGFSKAFAMTGWRIGYLCAPPEISAAALKIHQYVALCAPVMGQVAAYEALRNGEAEKDAMVREYRLRRNLFVDGLNKLGLTCHLPKGAFYAFPSVESTGMTDTEFAEALLREQHVAVVPGSVLGPSGAGHVRCAYAVSRDDLKEALARMGLFLQSRK encoded by the coding sequence TTGAGGGATTTTGTCTCAGCACGGGCCCGCGCTATTCCTCCTTCCGGGATCAGGCGGTTCTTCGATATTGCCCAGACGATGGAGGATGTCATATCCCTGGGTGTCGGCGAACCGGATTTTGTGACCCCCTGGTGCGTCTGCGAGGCGTCCATCTACTCCATCGAGCAGGGGTCGACCGCCTACACCTCGAACAAGGGGACGCCCCAGCTCAGGGGCGCAATTAGCCGCTACCTCGATACCAGGTTTGGTATCCGCTACAATGTCGATGAGGAGATCATCGTGACCTGCGGCGTCTCGGAGGCGGCTGATATCGCCATCAGGGCTGTTGTGGACCCTGGCGACGAGGTGCTGGTCGCCGAGCCCTGCTACGTCTCCTACACCCCCTGCGTCTCGCTCGCCGGCGGGATCCCGGTGACGGTCCACTGTCGGGCTGAGGACGAGTTCCGGCTGACGGCCGATGCGCTCGCGGAGAGCATCACCCCACGGACGAAGGTCCTGATAACAAACTTTCCGAACAATCCCACCGGCGGGGTGATGCAGGAGGCGGACTGGCGCGGGATCGCTGACCTCCTGGTCGACCATGACCTCCTGCTTATCAGCGACGAGGTCTACGCCGAGCTCACCTATGACGGCAACCACTTTGCGCCGGCGGCGATCCCCGAGCTCCGCGAGCGGACGATCACGCTCAACGGGTTCTCAAAGGCCTTCGCCATGACCGGATGGCGGATCGGCTACCTCTGCGCGCCGCCGGAGATCTCCGCGGCGGCCTTAAAGATCCACCAGTACGTCGCGCTCTGCGCTCCCGTCATGGGGCAGGTTGCGGCGTATGAAGCGCTCCGGAACGGGGAGGCGGAGAAGGATGCCATGGTCAGGGAGTACCGGCTCCGTCGCAATCTCTTCGTCGACGGATTAAACAAACTCGGTCTTACCTGCCACCTCCCGAAGGGTGCGTTCTACGCCTTCCCCTCGGTGGAGAGCACCGGTATGACCGATACGGAGTTTGCGGAGGCGCTCCTCCGCGAGCAGCACGTGGCGGTCGTCCCGGGAAGCGTCCTTGGGCCGTCCGGCGCCGGTCATGTGCGGTGCGCCTATGCGGTATCGCGTGACGATCTCAAAGAAGCCCTTGCACGCATGGGGCTTTTCCTGCAATCGAGAAAATAA
- a CDS encoding Lrp/AsnC family transcriptional regulator, with translation MDEKDLILLQLLEENCRTPVSDLAVMAELSEQDTKDRISRLEAAGVIRRYAAVVDWERAGNGSVTAVIELKVSPERDFGYDRIAERIARFPQVRSLRLMTGTYDLQLLVTGSSMHEIARFVAEQIAPMDRIRETATLIIMKTYKENGVTFAVRGEAERLPYSF, from the coding sequence ATGGACGAGAAGGACCTAATCCTCCTCCAGCTGCTGGAGGAGAACTGCCGCACACCGGTGAGCGATCTCGCGGTGATGGCCGAACTAAGTGAGCAGGATACGAAAGACCGGATCAGCAGGCTGGAGGCGGCCGGCGTCATCCGCCGCTACGCGGCGGTCGTCGACTGGGAGCGGGCAGGCAACGGTAGCGTCACTGCGGTGATCGAACTGAAGGTCTCGCCCGAGCGGGACTTTGGCTACGATCGGATCGCGGAACGGATCGCCCGGTTCCCGCAGGTCCGGTCGCTCCGGCTGATGACCGGCACCTACGATCTCCAACTGCTGGTGACCGGTTCGAGCATGCATGAGATCGCACGGTTCGTGGCCGAGCAGATCGCACCCATGGACCGGATCCGGGAGACGGCGACGCTTATCATCATGAAGACCTACAAGGAGAACGGCGTCACCTTCGCTGTGCGTGGCGAGGCCGAACGTCTCCCGTACTCGTTCTGA
- a CDS encoding ORC1-type DNA replication protein: protein MSDDKTNPMGLFKKYLTNRRIFKNREVLRHSYRPHILPHRKPQIDELASILAPALNNETPSNILIYGKTGTGKTASARYVGTELENASALAGTKCRVIHLNCEVIDTQYRVLAQIANCLDDADQHPSDSPRTLIPMTGWPTDQVYMELKNQLESSGGVMVIILDEIDKLVKKSGDDTLYNLTRINSDLKFAKVSIIGISNDLRFTDFLDPRVLSSLSEEEIVFPPYNAPQLCDILQQRADMAFIEGALGETVIPLCAALAAQEHGDARRALDLLRVSGELADRENATGVGEKHVRMAQEKIETDSMVECVSTLPTQSKAVLYAMLILEQMGKRIFTSGEVTVVYREIARIIDLDVLTHRRITDLISELNMLGVINTRVVSRGRYGRTKEMWFDATTSKIEEVITRDPRLDDQRLKELDINRLRAMFR, encoded by the coding sequence ATGTCGGACGATAAGACCAACCCAATGGGCCTATTCAAGAAATACCTGACCAATAGACGTATATTTAAGAACAGAGAAGTGCTCCGTCATAGCTATCGTCCCCACATTCTCCCTCACCGGAAGCCGCAGATCGATGAACTGGCATCTATCCTTGCGCCCGCCCTCAACAATGAAACCCCCTCAAACATCCTCATCTATGGCAAGACCGGGACGGGAAAGACAGCCTCGGCCAGGTATGTCGGGACTGAACTTGAGAATGCGAGCGCGCTCGCCGGGACGAAGTGCAGGGTCATCCACCTCAACTGTGAAGTGATAGATACCCAGTATCGGGTGCTCGCCCAGATCGCGAACTGCCTCGACGATGCCGACCAGCACCCAAGCGACAGCCCCCGGACCCTCATCCCGATGACCGGGTGGCCGACCGATCAGGTCTACATGGAGCTCAAAAACCAGCTTGAGAGTAGCGGTGGAGTCATGGTCATCATCCTCGACGAGATCGACAAACTCGTCAAGAAGAGCGGCGACGACACTCTCTACAACCTCACCCGGATCAACTCCGACCTCAAGTTCGCGAAAGTGAGCATCATCGGGATCTCAAACGACCTCCGGTTCACTGATTTCCTGGATCCCCGGGTCCTCTCCTCGCTCTCAGAGGAGGAGATCGTCTTCCCTCCCTACAACGCCCCGCAACTCTGCGACATTCTCCAGCAGAGAGCTGATATGGCGTTTATTGAGGGGGCGCTCGGCGAGACGGTCATCCCGCTCTGCGCGGCGCTTGCGGCACAGGAGCATGGTGATGCTAGGAGGGCGCTTGATCTCCTCCGGGTCTCGGGGGAACTTGCAGACCGCGAGAACGCCACGGGCGTGGGTGAGAAGCACGTAAGGATGGCTCAGGAGAAGATCGAGACCGACAGCATGGTGGAGTGCGTCTCCACCCTCCCGACCCAGAGCAAGGCGGTCCTCTACGCGATGCTGATCCTCGAGCAGATGGGGAAGAGGATCTTCACGAGCGGTGAGGTCACGGTGGTCTACCGGGAGATTGCGCGTATCATCGATCTCGATGTCCTGACGCACCGCCGGATCACGGACCTCATCTCAGAGCTCAACATGCTCGGCGTCATCAACACCAGGGTCGTCTCACGCGGCCGCTACGGCCGGACGAAGGAGATGTGGTTTGATGCGACGACAAGCAAGATCGAGGAGGTCATCACGCGTGACCCGAGGCTCGACGACCAGAGGCTGAAAGAACTCGATATCAACCGATTAAGAGCAATGTTCAGGTGA